The Naumovozyma dairenensis CBS 421 chromosome 1, complete genome genome includes a region encoding these proteins:
- the REB1 gene encoding DNA-binding protein REB1 (similar to Saccharomyces cerevisiae REB1 (YBR049C) and YDR026C; ancestral locus Anc_3.256), with protein MINKEKERISSSPARSPNENQNSESVEEAVLKYVGLQQQLLQYEQDKHQREPEDEQDQEQTNTNDNTRATTLSTTTNAAAASDDDDGKLHASENQNDRIESLASLPDHGNESWQNDTDVTMAAVANAFEKNRKRFHALQDSDYTTTHDENTTTSVQKKATTTRKKIKLEKQTTKNHEIQQQNDMNIVANTATSTVMVDPALATLDHNHDEERRRNYELVNKAILDTDTISQNADFQQYLNTEKISKQDDENHSNNHRRRRQIDLGVNFELPDVLDSKGSNHEQTSSADKDDKKTFQNEAEEEPDQTDKRSSSATRAHMTDRMVEEHNIERLTSTLPDIPSPSQFQLEIALQQQQQQRQHPHQQHIHRPYHSIEDEQTLKLLDEAVKKASSLIDVTTRSSKTKSFNKLEDVALETFVAAYEQIEGITRNQVCQRIWSNDRPRDNFWNNIYKVLPYRSNSSIYKHMRRKYHIFNQRGKWTEEEERQLAELCKDKEGQWSEIGKILNRMPEDCRDRWRNYVKCGSKRASNKWSEEEESLLKKIITDMLLEAELKRTQELNSNENENENENEQTSQQQLSGIDHKEAADEREQDEHEARNDIVDNAQVDTELQQQDQDEHQQEPNYQNGEEAGIYNVGNQDNNGATDILKNKMNNDELSALDLLETPAETNSATLPQSNKIKEIKKFPGLNFKDVINWTVISERMGGTRSRIQCRYKWNKLVRRDAINNLQHITNEEKRWLFGKILDLGFTEESQINWDELSNLKPGIKWSGLELKLCYERSKKYVRDGKTKNVGDLCKELIVSRELSDSI; from the coding sequence ATGataaacaaagaaaaagagaGGATCTCTTCTTCACCAGCCCGATCACCCAATGAAAACCAGAATTCTGAATCTGTCGAAGAAGCAGTTTTGAAATATGTAGGTCTACAACAGCAATTGTTACAATACGAGCAAGATAAACATCAACGAGAACCGGAAGATGAACAAGACCAAGAACAGACCAATACCAATGACAATACCCGTGCTACTACTCTAAGTACTACCACTAatgctgctgctgctagtgatgatgatgatggtaaGTTGCATGCTAGCGAGAACCAAAATGACCGTATCGAGTCATTAGCTTCCTTGCCAGACCATGGGAATGAAAGCTGGCAAAACGATACGGATGTCACGATGGCTGCTGTAGCTAATGCGTTCGAAAAAAACAGGAAAAGATTCCATGCTTTACAAGATTCTGATTACACAACAACCCACGACGAAAATACTACTACTAGTGTTCAGAAAAAGGCTACTACCACtaggaaaaaaatcaagcttgaaaaacaaacaacTAAGAATCATGAGAtccaacaacaaaatgacATGAATATCGTGGCTAATACCGCCACTAGTACTGTAATGGTTGATCCTGCATTGGCCACTTTGGATCATAATCatgatgaagaaagaagaagaaactatGAATTAGTCAATAAGGCAATATTAGACACTGACACAATCTCTCAAAACGCAGATTTTCAACAATACTTGAATACCGAAAAGATTTCTAAACAAGACGATGAGAACCATAGCAATAATCATCGTCGTCGTCGTCAAATAGATTTAGGTGTCAACTTTGAACTGCCAGATGTACTCGATTCTAAAGGCTCTAACCATGAGCAAACGTCATCTGctgataaagatgataaaaaaaCGTTTCAAAATGAGGCAGAAGAAGAACCTGACCAAACTGATAAACGATCCTCATCTGCGACACGTGCACATATGACTGATAGAATGGTTGAAGAACATAATATTGAACGATTGACTTCAACATTGCCCGATATACCAAGTCCTAGCCAATTTCAGCTGGAAATAGCgctacaacaacaacagcaacaacgACAACACCCACACCAGCAACATATTCATCGTCCATATCATTCCATTGAAGACGAACAAACGCTCAAATTGTTAGATGAGGCAGTAAAAAaagcatcatcattaattgaCGTTACGACAAGAAGCTCTAAAACAAAGTCATTTAACAAACTCGAGGATGTTGCATTAGAAACTTTCGTGGCAGCTTACGAACAAATTGAAGGCATAACCAGAAATCAAGTCTGTCAAAGAATTTGGAGTAATGATCGACCAAGAGataatttttggaataatatttataaagtTTTACCATATAGATCAAACTCTTCCATTTATAAGCATATGAGAAGGaaatatcatatttttaACCAACGTGGGAAATGGaccgaagaagaagaaagacAACTGGCTGAACTTTGTAAAGACAAAGAGGGTCAGTGGTCTGAAATTGGGAAGATATTAAATAGAATGCCAGAAGACTGTCGAGATAGATGGAGAAACTATGTTAAATGCGGGAGCAAGAGAGCTTCTAATAAATGGtctgaagaggaagaaagtcttttaaagaaaatcatAACTGATATGTTGTTAGAGGCAGAACTGAAAAGGACCCAAGAGTTAAATTCTaacgaaaatgaaaatgaaaatgaaaatgaacaGACTTCTCAACAACAACTCTCAGGCATAGATCATAAAGAGGCCGCTGATGAAAGGGAACAAGACGAACATGAAGCAAGAAATGACATTGTCGATAATGCACAAGTAGACACCGAATTACAACAGCAAGACCAGGATGAACACCAACAAGAACCTAACTATCAAAATGGAGAAGAAGCTGGCATATATAACGTAGGGAACCAGGACAACAATGGTGCTACCGAtatcttgaaaaataaaatgaataatgatgaacTTTCAGCCTTAGATTTACTGGAAACACCAGCTGAAACTAATAGTGCTACATTACCTCAATCgaataaaataaaagaaattaaaaagtTCCCAGGGttgaatttcaaagatGTTATCAATTGGACAGTAATTAGTGAGAGAATGGGAGGAACAAGGTCACGTATCCAATGTCGTTATAAATGGAATAAATTAGTTAGAAGAGATGCAATAAATAATCTCCAGCATATCactaatgaagaaaagagatGGCTATTCGGTAAGATATTGGATTTGGGTTTTACAGAAGAATCTCAAATAAATTGGGATGAACTATCAAATTTAAAGCCTGGGATCAAATGGAGTGGATTAGAATTGAAGCTATGTTATGAAAGATCGAAAAAATATGTAAGAGATggcaaaacaaaaaatgtCGGCGATCTttgtaaagaattaattgTTTCACGTGAACTGAGCGATTCtatatga
- the NDAI0A06290 gene encoding uncharacterized protein (similar to Saccharomyces cerevisiae REG1 (YDR028C) and REG2 (YBR050C); ancestral locus Anc_3.258) — MSVSTPLQQLYSQEDEEDLGPSVSMAIEAKDDTQFNLNSFALKKTKSLKRFNYKKQLREQFKRRTHCKNDNNDGGKHSSKPFHYQSIKKFMVKDDNDIIIKAENSPRIIVDYLTYNWHNELEILDSWKYIMSIKNYRRRCENTNEKTTIGTSVNNKINIRRYSNNFSISSCPRRRNSSENVTTDDSDSESDNNNKVNDLRLENISWRLFSRLKSNYSDFKASDIFKPLDPKFSKSEIDISIFYGPILKNFEKEMSQPTQQPTKVGPNLKANYKLSGSNMTTTVKPILKRRSIGEIIEENSKWKFNVSRDHINNLQESCPLTSASSSSTIESLLPVTNDFTKSTSYAVSEVNMDDPLYTNSKLIGSFCSSEHVASSCSISSDHSLPSKRLNEAMNENYDDKEDIPDIIISPTEIIISDLSNNKQNSMIPEKRNIEDCISNPGNKQISGSYKNEKSSRHIRFNNSVQQCVALQYSSTNSLTSINSKNSISETNNPPLIGDVDNKKCNVLHSASQHNFNFDDNKILCPIDPSTKFNDGEDLVIENSKNEEIFYIKKEQSPVVFNEDYHPQKQENGSLSIFPHYGHDYHDRGTLLRTLTRPLIKLLPSTVLLKNIASSRFLCPNKKRRHRNGKGIYPLDPPSNSDTESESSSDNEGYGNAISHNVNTSRGYEYRYDYNTVYKGNDSNFIAMNSCDIIDLPKDISINSVAITEKYDLDLDETNNENCKPIEEKLKGSPSKETIFSIARGNAAADNNNNNIPKNFTQDIPSLLGETLPPFIALNPKKSSTPISSSSFSSNSCYLNRRAKHHHNHHQQRRKLSTGAGTPIIESSSSFSSTFIFTSDDEDDEEINGENYEEPESFEQQNIYCTRTPKSDSVLDKTLDTYRINLGNALVGSILNVNETTTFKSTNHNIKAHDGRGKKGDIPSNESFSFKRRTSLNNNSFSSLSYASSSSSSSSVDTISRL, encoded by the coding sequence atgagCGTTTCAACTCCATTACAGCAATTATATTCtcaagaagatgaagaggaCTTGGGTCCTTCGGTATCAATGGCCATTGAAGCCAAAGATGACACTCaatttaatttgaattcatttgctttgaagaagacaaaatcattaaaacGGTTCAACTACAAGAAGCAGTTAAGAGAGcaatttaaaagaagaacacATTGTAAAaacgataataatgatggcGGTAAGCATTCAAGTAAACCATTCCATTATCAATCgattaaaaaattcatgGTTAAAGacgataatgatatcatcattaaagCAGAAAACAGTCCCAGGATTATTGTAGATTATCTCACTTATAATTGGCATAATGAATTGGAGATATTAGATTCCTggaaatatattatgtCGATTAAAAATTACAGGAGAAGATGTGAAAACACCAATGAAAAGACGACTATAGGTACATCCGTTAATaacaaaattaatattaggagatattcaaataatttttccatcTCTAGTTGCCCCAGGAGGAGAAATTCTAGCGAGAATGTAACTACTGATGATAGTGACAGCGAAagtgataataataataaagttaatGACTTACGATTGGAGAATATTTCTTGGAGATTATTTTCAAGATTGAAAAGTAATTATTCGGACTTTAAAGCTTCTGACATTTTCAAACCATTAGATCCAAAATTTTCGAAGTCTGAAATAGATATATCAATCTTTTACGGACCAATACTCAAAAACTTTGAGAAGGAGATGTCACAGCCAACCCAACAACCAACAAAGGTAGGGCCAAATTTAAAGGCAAATTATAAGCTTTCAGGTTCAAACATGACTACTACAGTGAAACCAATATTGAAGAGAAGATCTATCGGCGAAATAATCGAAGAGAAttcaaaatggaaatttaATGTAAGCAGAGAtcatataaataatttacaaGAAAGTTGTCCTTTAACCAGCGCTTCGAGTTCTTCAACTATTGAATCTTTGTTACCAGTCACTAACGATTTCACAAAGTCAACTTCTTATGCAGTCTCAGAGGTAAATATGGATGATCCACTGTACACCAATTCAAAACTCATTGGAAGCTTTTGCTCCTCAGAGCATGTTGCATCCTCATGTTCAATATCCTCTGACCATTCCTTGCCGTCGAAAAGATTGAATGAAGCTATGAACGAAAACtatgatgataaagaagatatacctgatattattataagcCCAActgaaataataatttctgATCTGTCGAAcaataaacaaaattcaatgattcctgaaaagagaaatataGAGGACTGTATTTCAAATCCAggaaacaaacaaatatcTGGCTCTTACAAAAATGAGAAAAGTTCGCGACATATCCgtttcaataattctgTTCAGCAGTGTGTCGCCCttcaatattcttcaacaaattcattaacttCAATAAACTCCAAGAATTCAATATCAGAAACTAACAACCCTCCTTTAATTGGTGAcgttgataataaaaaatgtaatGTTCTTCACTCTGCTTCACAACACAATTTTAActttgatgataataaaatactCTGTCCAATAGACCCTTCAACAAAGTTTAATGATGGTGAAGACTTGGTAATAGAAAATTctaaaaatgaagaaatcttttatattaagaaagaaCAGTCACCAGTTGTCTTCAATGAAGACTATCATCCTCAAAAACAGGAAAATGGATCCTTATCCATATTTCCCCATTATGGGCATGACTACCATGATAGGGGAACCTTATTGCGGACTTTAACAAGGccattaataaaattgttgCCTTCGACAgttcttttgaaaaatatagcTAGTTCCAGGTTTCTTTGtccaaataaaaaaagaagacaCAGAAATGGGAAAGGTATTTATCCACTTGATCCACCTTCAAATTCTGATACTGAATCTGAATCTTCAAGCGATAATGAGGGATACGGTAATGCAATTTCACATAATGTTAATACATCAAGAGGTTATGAATATAGATATGACTACAACACTGTTTATAAGGGCAATGATTCCAATTTCATAGCAATGAATTCGTGTGACATTATTGATTTGCCGAAGGATATTTCCATTAATAGCGTTGCTATAACCGAGAAGTACGATTTAGATTTAGATGAAACTAACAACGAGAATTGTAAGCCTATTGAGGAGAAATTGAAGGGCTCTCCATCAAAAGAAACCATATTTAGTATAGCTCGCGGCAATGCCGCTGCcgacaataataataataatattcctaAAAATTTTACTCAAGACATTCCATCCTTACTTGGTGAAACACTACCACCATTCATTGCGTTGAATCCCAAGAAAAGCTCTACCCCGATATCAagttcatcattttcttccaaCTCTTGTTATTTAAACCGTAGAGCGAAACATCATCACAATCACCACCAACAGCGGAGAAAATTAAGTACAGGTGCTGGCACGCCAATCATTGAGTCGTCCTCATCTTTCTCCTCgacttttatttttacctctgacgatgaagatgatgaggaAATAAACGGCGAAAATTACGAGGAGCCTGAAAGCTttgaacaacaaaatatatattgcACAAGAACACCAAAATCTGACTCTGTTCTTGACAAAACATTGGATACTTATCGAATAAATTTAGGAAACGCTTTAGTTGGCTCAATATTGAATGTTAACGAAACGACAACTTTCAAATCAACGAATCATAATATTAAAGCACATGACGGCAGAGGAAAGAAAGGTGACATCCCTAGTAATGAATCgttttcatttaaaagGAGGACGTCCTTGAATAATAACTCTTTTTCCTCTCTTTCATACGCTtcatcctcatcttcatcctcatcaGTTGATACTATATCAAGACTCTAA
- the NDAI0A06310 gene encoding uncharacterized protein: MTNFLKIVSFFSFTFALFHAVNAINVTETGLAILEKLEIDTCVSFLQHNNRTADDDSSHIKYYDEIFHDIESIYEYLREFEEVYLSNPQLLQIMEKLLQVKRSVLDKRLLRLHEIKDEVIRIKKALRMAITHPPAHYSNFTIRNWKLTNEDGPDEEASLWIVDMIAKDIEKDDLAKNGQKPRFTKQIQLFSEGAYVFTFIALFVGKCPFYLPLLCSIIFMFGAIGVILWVLHVIKILFDFGIIF, encoded by the coding sequence ATgacaaattttttaaaaattgtttccttcttctcttttaCATTTGCTTTATTTCATGCCGTGAATGCAATTAACGTTACTGAAACAGGATTGGCTATTCTCGAAAAGTTGGAAATAGACACTTGTGTTTCCTTTCTTCAACATAATAATAGGACTGCTGATGACGATTCGTCCcatatcaaatattatgatgaaattttccatgACATAGAATCAATTTATGAATACTTGAGggaatttgaagaagtaTATCTTTCTAATCCtcaacttcttcaaataatggaGAAACTACTGCAGGTAAAAAGGAGTGTGCTTGATAAACGTCTTCTGCGCTTACATGAAATAAAAGACGAGGTTATTCGTATCAAGAAAGCATTGCGAATGGCAATCACTCACCCACCAGCTCACTACTCTAATTTTACAATCAGGAATTGGAAACTAACTAATGAAGATGGACCAGATGAAGAAGCATCATTGTGGATTGTAGACATGATTGCCAAggatattgaaaaagatgaCCTGGCTAAAAATGGACAAAAGCCAAGATTCACGAAGCAAATTCAGTTATTCAGTGAAGGTGCTTATGTCTTCACATTTATTGCTTTGTTTGTGGGCAAATGTCCATTCTACCTTCCGTTACTTtgtagtattatttttatgttCGGTGCAATTGGGGTAATACTATGGGTTCTTCATGTAATCAAAATCCTTTTCGATTTTGGTATCATCTTCTAG